The genomic region CTATTCAATATATTGGCCATGATGTTCAAGGCCAAGTGGTGAAccaaaatttaaacctaaagaaAAGAGGAAGGAAATGATAGTTTGTTTTATACCTTTGAACAACACTAGGCTTTCACAAAATTTTAACTCAAGTGAGGGCCTTCAATCTTTGTTCCTTTGCTCCTTGTGTTGTGTTGAATACAATCCCCAAGTTTCAAAACGATGGAACCTGTAAACCAATTACTTGGAGTACACATATATGGCTTTGGGGTACATTGTCCTAGTCTTCAATCTTCTTCTAATGTTACCATTATCTCAACCGATCCCTTTGAGTACATGTGAGAAAGGAAACACTAGGCCTTTGGGGCCCAAGAATTTTAGCGCTTACTAAGCTAATAGATTGCgcataaatttttcttttataaattatattttaccacCTCAACTTTGGGTCACATAACCAACCATACCTCATCTTTTGAACATTGGAATGGCATACATCAATTTACGAATTCGTTGCAATGTCAGACCTTCATTTGTAAATCTGTCAAATTGATCGTTAAGTGATGACCATGgtgcaaaaaatatataaaaaatccTAGAGATGACATGTAAACTTTTATCCACAAGAGACGAGAATGCCCTCATTGAATTGGTGTGGCCCACTTTTGTTTACTGTGCAGTTCAACCATTAAGAAGACTTGAGCTGCTGACCATGACTTCTCCAAACTCTCCTGCCCATAGCAAGGAAAAAAGtcaaatgtattaaagataggctTAATAACCAAACAATATCTTTAAAGATTTCCTTATTGACGACCAACTCAATCAAGCAAAGAATCACCATCAAATCCAATCAAGGATTCCACAAAATAATTCCAagatatttattaattaaataatatgttcAAGATTATTCCTCAAGTATCTTTAAAATATCCCAACATCTTAAAGATATTATCCTATTGTATCTAACGGATGACACAATAGACCAAATGGACGTTGACAAATGGCATAGCAATCCCTACACATGTGACCGACTATCTCCCTATAAACACCTATTCTCTACCAAATTCTGGTGAGCTTTGCTACGCAATTAAGCGCTAAACTCTCTCTTTTTAGAGAAactgacttaggcatcggagatccattGGTCGACTCCCCGAGCAGCCTTTGGGTCTATGGTTTTGGTCTTTGATCTAAagtgtttaattattttgtaggAACAATTCATCATGTTTAAAAACACCGGATATTTTCTGcaacaaattggtgcttttCATTAAGACTGATTTAATTCTCATTTGAAGGCTTTAGcaatttcttttgaaattttcGCCACCTTTAATTATTCTAATGCTCCCAatctttgaattttaaattcttTGGATTCATCCTTGGAGAAAGGATAAAATGGTTagaaatttgaaaccacaacaAATGGAACACCCTATGTACTTGGACATGGATCAGAGAATGGAGACCCTGATGTGGCTTTCCACCGCCGCTCTTCATGGCTAAACTATGGGACTGGGGACCCTTGCCGCCACCACGAAGCACTGCAACATCCAACTGAGGGAGCCAAACGACTCAAGCCCACTTGTAGGAGGCCCAGTGCAAGAAACAACTCCAACAGTAGCCATAACTTGTAGAAGCCCGTACAGAAGGTCAAACCTCGCAAGCCATGGTGCAAGCCCAGGACAGGCTAACCTCAGCCATGCAGGCAgcctaattttattaaaaaatgctACTCTTACCACATTTTTCATACCATATTTGTACTACCTCTTCTAATAGAGATCAGACCTACATATGTTGGTGAGtcctacctctattagagaTGTGGTACAAATGTGGTATGAAAAATTTGGTAAGTGTATAATAACTCAAATTTATTTCGTGAGacgtattcaattgggattttgaggtattttaattgatttataaattcatagattttgatggagtttaattgatttgtaaaggtttcatgtaaacttttggttcaattccctcgaaatacCAGGGGAAGTTGTGAGATTTGTGATTGCTtaaatacactaaaaaatctctcaaattcctcaactttttaaaCTTTGTAAATCAATTCCTAATTGAGTAAACTTTGAATGTtataaactattttaaaattttaattgaatacactttgAATTTTAAAGAATCACTCAAagatcctaattgaatacactacatttattttaaaaaaattaaaatttcaatcaaatacccctaaatttttattaaaaaaattaaaatctctcaaaatttcGAATGAGACTACTCAAGAAGAGCGAAATTTTAACgataattcttttattttgttttaaagaaaacaaagaatagaaacaaaaagaaaaaaaagttttaatttaaaaactcCACATTAGAGTCGTACATTACACACAAGGACACATCTCACTAATCATTTCTTATCTTTCTCTTTCGCTTTCTCTCTCTGCATTTCTCTCCGTCCGTGAGTCTCTGACCATGCAAAGACAGTCACTGGGCGGGTCACCGGCGTCGAAGCTCCACCAGACACATGGCGGACCCAACGACCAGACCCTCACCGTCGTTGACTCCCCCAAACGCAATAAGGACCTGTCAGTCTTTTCCACCACcgccgcctcctcctcctcctcaatctCTGCTGCCTACCAAGACGACGAGGATCACAAAGCATCGAAGCCTCACCGTCTGTCGTCACCGCCGCCCATCACACCACACAAATCCATCCACGTTATCCCCGTCCTCACTCTCTTCTgcttcctcatcctcttcctcttctcccACATCCCCTCCCAATCAGGTACACTCTTGATCAGTCAACGGCTCTTAGCTCATCTCTTCCTCATTTGAATTCCAATCGTGACCGTCCGTTTTGTTCTCCTTCAGATTTGGCTCAGTTCAATGGCTTCACTAAACTGCCTGGATCGGCGAAACGCGTAGGTACGCAATGCAGATGAAATCATTCTCAATCACTCAATCCTGACCGTCGGTTTTTTCATttcttaaatttgttttttggcttattttttttttgttttgtagtttCTGCCGACAGCGAAATCGATGACATCGGGCGATTTATTGACATCCGGAAGAGCGATGTTTTGGCTATCCGCAGCCTCCGGAATTTGCAGGACACCCAAACCCAAAAACTCGTCCCCAGATCTCGCTCTCATCGAAAAATCGCCGATTTTTAAGCCGCATTAGCTGGTTCTTTTCTCTGCTGTAATCTCTACGCCACTGCTGTACTGCAGTCTCTCCGTCGGTGGTCACA from Pyrus communis chromosome 4, drPyrComm1.1, whole genome shotgun sequence harbors:
- the LOC137732232 gene encoding uncharacterized protein — encoded protein: MQRQSLGGSPASKLHQTHGGPNDQTLTVVDSPKRNKDLSVFSTTAASSSSSISAAYQDDEDHKASKPHRLSSPPPITPHKSIHVIPVLTLFCFLILFLFSHIPSQSDLAQFNGFTKLPGSAKRVVSADSEIDDIGRFIDIRKSDVLAIRSLRNLQDTQTQKLVPRSRSHRKIADF